One window of Acyrthosiphon pisum isolate AL4f unplaced genomic scaffold, pea_aphid_22Mar2018_4r6ur Scaffold_21702;HRSCAF=24639, whole genome shotgun sequence genomic DNA carries:
- the LOC115034955 gene encoding uncharacterized protein LOC115034955, with translation MAHLPRERVTYARPFARSGLDFCGPILIRSGRRKVSPTKGYICVFVCMVTRAIHLELVSSLSTEDFLATLSRFMARRGQCTNLFSDNGSNFVGASRVLKTYFQQLRNSKQFNDFLTIQEIKWSFIPPSAPHFGGLWESAVKSAKKLLIRVTNGVLLTYDETTTLLCKIEASLNSRPLTQMSSDPADFNALTPGHFLVGGPLMLPPEPDVSDVPQNRLRRFKLMQSRVQVFWKTWSTEYLPQVQRRGKWTKMCRNVVIGDLAILKNENLPPMQWPLVRIIKVHPGMDNVVRAVTVRNSSGLEFKRPVVKLAIIPNEEDEDIEDIIAPQTSC, from the coding sequence ATGGCTCACCTGCCAAGGGAACGGGTTACGTATGCAAGACCATTTGCAAGGAGCGGCCTGGATTTTTGCGGTCCAATCTTGATTCGGAGTGGGCGCCGGAAAGTTTCCCCCACAAAAGGCTACATCTGCGTATTTGTGTGCATGGTCACCAGGGCTATACACTTGGAACTGGTTTCCTCCCTGTCGACCGAGGACTTTCTTGCCACATTGTCAAGGTTCATGGCTCGAAGAGGGCAATGCACCAATCTTTTCAGTGACAATGGGTCTAACTTCGTAGGCGCCAGCCGTGTCCTAAAAACCTATTTTCAACAGCTCAGAAACAGCAAACAGTTCAATGACTTTCTTACCATCCAGGAGATTAAGTGGAGTTTCATTCCCCCATCCGCCCCCCATTTTGGCGGATTGTGGGAAAGTGCTGTAAAGTCAGCCAAAAAACTCCTTATTCGAGTAACAAATGGGGTCCTCCTAACTTATGATGAAACCACGACGTTGCTCTGCAAGATAGAAGCATCATTAAACTCGCGTCCCTTGACGCAAATGTCTTCCGATCCAGCAGACTTCAATGCACTTACCCCTGGACACTTCCTTGTAGGTGGCCCACTTATGCTTCCTCCTGAGCCAGACGTATCGGATGTGCCCCAAAATCGCCTCCGCCGTTTTAAATTGATGCAGTCACGAGTGCAAGTGTTCTGGAAAACGTGGTCAACGGAGTATCTGCCTCAAGTACAGCGCAGGGGAAAGTGGACCAAAATGTGCAGAAATGTGGTTATTGGAGATCTagccattttaaaaaatgaaaatttgccACCCATGCAATGGCCCTTAGTACGTATCATCAAGGTCCATCCGGGTATGGATAATGTGGTAAGAGCGGTGACGGTGCGGAACTCTTCTGGGTTGGAATTTAAGCGACCGGTTGTTAAATTGGCCATAATACCTAACGAAGAGGATGAAGACATCGAAGACATCATCGCACCCCAAACATCTTGTTAA